A genome region from Aurantiacibacter sp. MUD61 includes the following:
- a CDS encoding DUF5996 family protein yields MSSWPTLDFAADRPTIETAHFVLQMVGKLPTRLHPWINHGWHVALRVTPRGFATRMMPAAAARDFAVEVDMRDGLVRAWCSHGGSWTTEIAGKTIAQLHADLTKMLAEADLPAPLHGAPNELPEVIPFAEDDRPREWDADAATRLHGAFAAADRVFSIFRSRYLGKTSPSHLFWGSFDLAVTRFSGRRAPPHPGGFPNLPDEVTREAYSHEVISAGFWPGGNGVDEAAFYVYAYPSPDGLSEGAIQPNPAYWHKDLGEFVLHYADVASADDPEAALMDFLQSSFDAAAARMDWPDDLATPQVTYGEPAQHL; encoded by the coding sequence ATGAGCAGTTGGCCGACCCTCGACTTCGCAGCGGATCGGCCGACCATCGAGACCGCCCATTTCGTCCTGCAAATGGTAGGCAAGCTGCCCACGCGGCTGCACCCCTGGATCAATCATGGCTGGCATGTGGCGCTGCGCGTAACGCCGCGCGGCTTTGCGACGCGGATGATGCCCGCCGCTGCGGCGCGCGATTTCGCGGTGGAAGTCGATATGCGCGATGGACTGGTCCGGGCGTGGTGCAGCCACGGCGGATCTTGGACGACCGAAATTGCTGGCAAGACCATCGCGCAGCTACATGCCGATCTCACCAAAATGCTGGCAGAGGCGGATCTTCCCGCTCCGCTTCACGGCGCGCCCAACGAATTACCCGAAGTCATTCCCTTCGCCGAGGACGACAGGCCGCGCGAATGGGACGCTGACGCTGCAACGCGGCTGCACGGCGCCTTTGCAGCTGCAGACCGCGTGTTCAGCATATTCCGCTCGCGCTATCTCGGCAAGACTTCACCCAGCCATTTGTTCTGGGGCAGTTTCGATCTGGCGGTAACGCGCTTCTCCGGTCGCCGCGCCCCGCCGCATCCCGGCGGATTTCCCAATCTGCCGGATGAGGTGACGCGCGAAGCTTACAGCCACGAAGTCATCAGCGCAGGTTTCTGGCCGGGCGGCAATGGCGTGGATGAAGCGGCATTCTATGTCTACGCCTATCCTTCGCCCGATGGCCTGTCCGAAGGAGCGATCCAACCGAATCCTGCCTATTGGCACAAGGACCTCGGCGAATTCGTGTTGCATTACGCCGATGTAGCTTCAGCCGATGACCCAGAAGCCGCGCTCATGGATTTCCTGCAATCGAGCTTCGATGCGGCCGCCGCGCGCATGGATTGGCCCGACGATCTGGCCACGCCGCAAGTCACCTACGGCGAACCGGCGCAGCATCTGTGA